The genomic DNA GATACGCCTGGCGGTCCGCCGCGTACTCCACGACATCCTCATCGAACACGCGCCCGGCTCTGCCGACCTGCCGCGCGACGTGCCGCACGATCTGCCGCCCCCGCCGCTCGTGCTCGTCGCCTGCTCCGGCGGTGCCGACTCCATGGCGCTCGCCTCCGCCCTCGCCTTCGAAGCCCCCAAACTCGGCATCCGCGCCGGCGGCATCACCGTGGACCACGGACTCCAGTCCGGCTCCGACCTGCGCGCCGACGAGGTCGTCGGCCGCCTGGTCGATCTGGGTCTGACCCCGACCGAGTCCATCGCCGTCACCGTCGGCCGTGACGGCGGCCCCGAGGCCGCCGCCCGCGATGCCCGGTACGCCGCCCTGGATGCCGCCGCGCGGCGCCACGGAGCCTGTGCGGTCCTGCTCGGCCACACCCGTGACGACCAGGCCGAGACCGTCCTGCTGGGCCTCGCCAGGGGCTCCGGCATCCGCTCCCTGTCCGGAATGGCCGCGGTCTCGGGGACCGGCGGCCGTTACCGCCGCCCCTTCCTCCAGCTCGACCGGCAGACCGCCCGCAAGGCCTGCATGGCCCAGTCGCTGCCCGTGTGGGACGACCCGCACAACGCCGACCCGGCCTATACGCGGTCCAGGCTGCGCCACGAGGGCCTGCCCGCCCTGGAGAAGGCGCTCGGCAAGGGTGTCGTGGAGGCCCTCGCCCGGACGGCCCAGCTCTCCCGTGACGACGCCGACGCCCTAGACGTGTGGGCCGGCCAGGCCGAGGCCTCCGTACGCGACGCCGCCGGCCTCCTGGAGTGCGCCAAGCTCTACGCGCTGCCGCCCGCCGTGCGCCGCCGCATTCTGCGCCGCGCCGCCATCGAGGCGGGCGCCCCGGCCGGTTCGCTGTTCGCCCGTCACATCGAAGAAGTCGACCGGCTGATCACCGGCTGGCGCGGTCAGGGAGCCATCAATCTCCCGGGCAAAGTCGTCGCCCAGCGACAGGGTGGCAGACTGGTGATTCGGCAAGGCTGAATCCGGACCCCCTCGGGCGGAACCGGGCAGCCCCGGTGGGACGACCGAAAGTGATGCGGGTGGACGCGAAAGACATGGGCACCGACCTCAAGTCGGTGCTCATCACCAAGGAAGAGATCGACGCGAAGCTGGCCGAGCTGGCCGCGAAGATCGACGCGGAGTACGCGGGCAAGGACCTGTTGATCGTCGGTGTCCTCAAGGGCGCCGTGATGGTCATGGCGGACCTGGCGCGTGCGCTGTCCACCCCCGTCACGATGGACTGGATGGCGGTGTCCTCGTACGGCGCGGGCACCCAGTCCTCCGGTGTCGTGCGGATCCTCAAGGACCTCGACACGGACATCAAGGGGAAGCATGTCCTGATCGTCGAGGACATCATCGACTCCGGGCTCACCCTGTCCTGGCTGATCTCCAACCTCGGCTCCCGCGAGCCCGCCTCCCTCAAGGTGTGCACGCTGCTGCGCAAGCCGGAGGCGGCCAAGGTCGCGATCGACGTGGAGTGGGTCGGCTTCGACATCCCCAACGAGTTCGTCATCGGCTACGGCCTCGACTACGCCGAGAAGTACCGAAACCTCCCGTTCGTCGGTACGCTCGCGCCCCACGTCTACGGCGGCTGAACCCCCTGGGCCCGGTTCTCGTAAGACGATCGGGAACCCCAGCGGGTTTCGCGCCGTTGTGCATGCGAGGACTGGATTGTCGGCAGTCCCCTGCGGCGTCGGGTGACAATGCTGGGGTACCGTCCGAAGAACAGTCTTTCTAAGTCTTTATCAAACTCACTATGGCAGGAGGGACGGGGCGGCACCGCTCCGTATGGATGGACGTGAAGCGATACTTCCGTGGGCCGGTCATGTGGATCGTGCTGGCCGTCCTTGCCGTGGTCGTGTTGATGCAGGTCGTCGGCTCGTCCGGCGGCTACAAGACAGTGGACACCGGCCAGGTCGTCCAGGCGATCAATGAGAACAAGGTCCAGCAGGCCAAAATCACCACCGGTGACGAGCAGGTCATCAAGGTCGAGCTGAAGGACGGCCAGAAGGTCGACGGCAGCTCGAAGATCCAGGCGAGTTACATCGGCGACCAGGGCGTGACCCTCGCGGGCACGCTCCAGGACAAGTACCAGAACAAGCAGATCCCGGACGGCTATACGGTCTCGCCGTCCAAGCAGAACCCGTTCGTGGGCATCCTGCTCTCTCTGCTCCCCTTCGTCCTGATCGTCGTCGTCTTCCTGTTCCTGATGAACCAGATGCAGGGCGGCGGCTCCCGGGTCATGAACTTCGGGAAGTCCAAGGCGAAGCTCATCACCAAGGACACCCCCAAGACGACGTTCTCGGACGTCGCGGGTTCGGACGAGGCGGTCGAGGAGCTCCACGAGATCAAGGAGTTCCTCCAGGAGCCGGCGAAGTTCCAGGCCGTCGGGGCGAAGATCCCCAAGGGCGTGCTCCTGTACGGGCCTCCCGGTACCGGCAAGACGCTGCTGGCGCGTGCCGTCGCGGGCGAGGCCGGGGTCCCCTTCTACTCGATCTCCGGTTCCGACTTCGTCGAGATGTTCGTCGGTGTCGGTGCCTCCCGAGTCCGTGACCTCTTCGAGCAGGCCAAGGCGAACGCCCCGGCGATCGTCTTCGTCGACGAGATCGACGCGGTCGGCCGCCACCGCGGCGCCGGCCTCGGCGGCGGTCACGACGAGCGCGAGCAGACGCTGAACCAGCTGCTCGTCGAGATGGACGGCTTCGACGTGAAGGGCGGCGTCATCCTGATCGCCGCCACGAACCGGCCCGACATCCTCGACCCGGCTCTCCTGCGCCCCGGCCGCTTCGACCGCCAGATCGCGGTCGACCGCCCGGACATGCAGGGCCGTCTGGAGATCCTCAAGGTTCACCAGAAGGGCAAGCCGGTCGCCCCGGACGTCGACCTGTCGGCCGTCGCCCGCCGCACCCCCGGCTTCACGGGTGCCGACCTCGCCAACGTGCTGAACGAGGCCGCGCTCCTCACGGCCCGCAGCGACAAGAAGCTGGTCGACAACTCCATGCTGGACGAGGCGATCGACCGCGTGGTCGCGGGCCCGCAGAAGCGGACCCGGATCATGTCGGACAAGGAGAAGAAGATCACCGCGTACCACGAGGGCGGCCACGCCCTGGTCGCGGCGGCGTCTCCGAACTCCGACCCGGTCCACAAGATCACGATCCTGTCGCGCGGCCGTGCCCTCGGCTACACGATGGTCCTGCCGGACGAGGACAAGTACTCCACGACCCGCAACGAGATGCTCGACCAGCTGGCGTACATGCTGGGCGGGCGCGCGGCCGAGGAGCTCGTCTTCCACGACCCGACGACGGGCGCTGCGAACGACATCGAGAAGGCCACCGCCACGGCCCGCGCGATGGTCACGCAGTACGGCATGACCGAGCGTCTCGGCGCGATCAAGTTCGGCGGCGACAACACCGAGCCCTTCCTGGGCCGGGAGATGTCGCATCCGCGCGACTACTCGGAAGAGGTCGCCGCGCTCGTCGACGAAGAGGTCAAGAAGCTCATCGAGAACGCGCACAACGAGGCCTGGGAAATCCTGGTCGAGAACCGCGACGTCCTCGACGCCCTGGTGCTCCAGCTGCTGGAGAAGGAGACGCTGAGCAAGGAGCAGATCGCCGAGGTCTTCGCTCCCATCGTCAAGCGCCCGGCCCGCCCCGCGTGGACCGGCTCCTCCCGGCGCACCCCGTCCACCCGCCCGCCGGTGCTCTCCCCCAAGGAGCTGTCACTGACGAACGGGGCGAACGGCGCGTCGCCGGCGATCGCCAACGCGACGGAGTCGGTGCCGGCCGCGGAGTCGGCTCCGGAGGACCGCACCGAGGGCTGACACCCCTCGGCGGCCGCCCTCATCAGGCCCGGAATGAATGCCGCGCCCCCCAGGTTCTAGCCTGGGGGGCGCGGCATGTTCGTATGCTCGTACATCAGGCGCGTGATCCGTGCGCGTCGCAGGTTCAGGAACGAGGCACCAGATGACCGACCCGGTGACGCTGGACGGTGAGGGCACCATCGGCGAATTCGACGAGAAGCGTGCCGAGAACGCCGTGCGGGAGCTGCTGATCGCGGTCGGTGAGGACCCGGACCGTGAGGGTCTCAGGGAGACTCCGGGGCGGGTGGCCCGGGCATACCGGGAGATATTCGCGGGGCTGTGGCAGAAGCCCGAGGACGTGCTGACGACCACGTTCGACATCGGACACGACGAGATGGTCCTGGTGAAGGACATCGAAGTCCTGAGCAGCTGTGAACATCACCTGGTGCCGTTCGTCGGTGTGGCCCATGTCGGGTACATCCCGTCCACCGACGGAAAGATCACGGGTCTCTCGAAGCTGGCGCGGCTCGTGGACGTCTATGCCCGCCGGCCCCAGGTGCAGGAGCGGCTCACCACGCAGGTCGCCGATTCCCTCATGGAGATCCTGGAGCCGCGCGGTGTGATCGTCGTCGTCGAGTGCGAGCACATGTGCATGTCGATGCGCGGGGTGCGCAAACCCGGGGCGAAGACCATCACGTCGGCGGTGCGCGGTCAGCTGAGGGACCCGGCCACGCGCAACGAGGCCATGAGCCTGATCATGGCGCGCTGACGCCGCACGTCGTACGCCGCCCGCTGGAGGGCGTACGCCTGGCGCCCGTTACGCCGCCGGAGCCGTCCCGCCGCCGTTGGTGTCGTCGTCCTCCGGGAGTTTGCACACGCGCTCCAGGAAGAACGCCGCCGCTATGACGCCGACGCCGGCGAGGACCGAGAAGCCGGCGTAGATGGCCTGGTCGCGGCGGGCGGGGATGTCGAGGGATTCCAGGAGGAAGGCGCCGGTGCCGCCGTACATACCGGCGACCAGGGCCGCCACCAGCGCGCTCGCCTGGCCGAAGACCACCGCGCGGGCCGCCATCAGGGGGTCGACGCCCTTGGCGCCGGGGCGGCGCTCCCGCTGGGCCTTGAGGCGGGCGCGCAGCGAGAGTGCCGTGGCCAAAAGGACGACCGCGATCAGAGCCAGGACGATGGGGGCGGCCAGCGGGACGCGGGGCAGTGTGCCCACCGAGTTCCACAAGCGGGCTCCGGCCCAGGACAGTACTCCTGCCACGACGAACACCGCGGCCAGCGTCCTGATGCGCAGCTCTTTCACTTTGCCCCTTCGGTAAGCCGGCCTCTCGGCGTCTCGCGTCTAGACCTTAACGACTACTCGGGCAGCCGGAGTTCCAGGTCGGCGCGCGGCACGATGCCGTCGCGCGTGACGGCCGCCAGCAGCTGCTCCACGGGGCCGCGGCCGGGGAGCTGGGCCTCCGGGTCCACGTCGTACCAGGGGGCCAGGACGAACGCCCGCTGGTGGGCGCGGGGGTGGGGAAGCGTGAGCACCGGATCGTCGGAGACCACGTCGGCGTACGCGACGATGTCCACGTCGATCGTGCGCGGGCCCCAGTGCTCGTCCCGGACGCGGTGGAACGCCTCCTCGACGGCGTGGGCCCGCTCCAGGAGGGACGACGGGGGCAGGGTCGTCTTCAGGAGCACCACCGCGTTGAAGTACGCGGGCTGGCTGCCGGGCTCCACGCCCCACGGCTCCGTCTCGTAGACAGGAGAGACCGCCTTGACGCGGACGCCGGGCGTGTCCTCCAGGGCGTCGATCGCGCCCTGGAGCGTCTCCAGGCGGTTGCCCAGGTTCGAGCCCAGGGAGATCACCGCGCGCTTGGGGTTGGAGAGGGTCGTGTCGGCGGCGTCCACCCGCTCCACCACGGAGGCGGGCACCGGCTGAACGGTCGGGTCGCTCTGACCCTCGGTGTAGAACGCGGTCATACTCGGCTCCTGGTGATGGTGACGGTCACGTCGTCGAAGGGGACCGTGATCGGTGCGTCCGGTTTGTGGACGCACACCTCGACCTCCAGGACCGGTGCGTGTTTGAGGCAGGAGAACGCGATGCGCTCGGCGAGCGTCTCGATGAGGTCGACGGGATCGCCCTCGACGACGGCCACGACCTCCTCCGCCACGATGCCGTAGTGCACGGTCTTCGACAGGTCGTCGTCGGCCGCGGCGGGCCGGGTGTCCAGCCCGAGGACGAGGTCCACGATGAAGGTCTGGCCCTCTTCGCGCTCCTTGGGGAACACCCCGTGGTGCCCGCGGGCCTTCAGGCCGCGCAGCGCGACACGATCCACGCGAATCACTCCTGCAATCGTCGGGACGGCCGGCATCCACCGAGTGCGGTCGGCGCACCAGCCTCAAACGAATCTACCTGCGGGCACTGACAGCACTCGCTCTTGGGGGCGCGCGCCCGTGTGAAGGCCAGGAGGGTTCATCGGGCGTTTCCCCTGGGGCGCACGGCGGCTCACGGGTTGGTAGCCGTCCCTACCCAGGGGTAGGTGATTCCAACCACTACGCCGCGCCCGCCCGCTCGGGCGGGGGATCGCCTCGGGCGAAGATCGTCCTCAGTCGGGAGACTCGTCGCCCTCTTCCGCACCGGTTTCGGCCAGCACGGGGGACGCGTGGTGCGACCAGAGCTTCCAGCCGTCGGGGGTGCGGCGGAACACGTTCGTGGCGACGACCAGCTGGCCGACGAGCGGCCCGAGCTCGTCGCTGTCGTCGGGGGGCGGGCCGCCGCTGAGGATGTTCTCGGTGCAGGTCACCAGGGCGGTGTCACCGGTGACGGAGACATGCACGTCGGTGAGGAAGAACTGGATGTACTCGGTGTTCGCCATGATCAGCGCGTACGACCTGAGGACCTCGCCGCGGCCGCTCAGCACCGGCCAGCCGGGGTGCACGCAGGAGACCACGCCGGCGTCCGCCGGGTCGTGGTACTCCTCGTCGACGCCGAGGTCGGCGGGGGTCAGCCAGAGTGAGGACAGTGTCTCGAAGTCGCCGCGTTCCATCGCCTCGTAGAAGGCGGTGTTGGCGAGTCCTACCTGTTCGACATCGGTGTCGGGGGTGGGGGTGCTCACCGGGCTCCCTCTGCGGCCTGGGCGGTGTCCGGGGCGGCCGCCGCGGGGGCTGCCTGCGCGCTGCGCTCGGAGCGGGCGCCTTCCACGGCGCGGGCGACGCGTACGGCGTCCGCCGTGGCCCGTACCTCGTGCACGCGGACCGCCCACGCGCCCTGGTGGGCGGCGAGCGCGGAGACCGCGGCGGTGGCCGCGTCGCGCTCCCGGGCGGGCGGCGGGGCGCCCTCGGGGCCTGCCAGTACGCGGCCCAGGAACCGCTTCCGGGACGCGGCGACCAGCAGCGGGTGGCCCAGGTCGCGCAGCCGGTCGAGGTGGGCCAGCAGCGTCAGGTCGTGGTCGGCCTCCTTGGAGAAGCCGAGGCCCGGGTCGACGACGATCCGGTCGGGCGCGATGCCGCCTTCCAGAACGGCCTCCACGCGTGCGTGCAGTTCGTCGACCACTTCGGAGACGATGTCGTCGTACGTCCCTCGTATGGTGCCGCCGGCCAGGAAGCCGCGCCAGTGCATCACCACGAAGGGGGCGCCCGCGGCCGCGACGACCGGGATCATCTCCGGGTCGGCGAGGCCGCCGCTGACGTCGTTGACGAGGGCCGCGCCGGCCGCGAGGGCCTGCTCGGCGACGGAGGCGCGCATGGTGTCCACGGAGATCGTGACGCCTTCGGAGGCGAGACCGCGGACGACCGGGATGACGCGCTTGAGTTCCTCGGCCTCGTCGACGCGGGTGGCGCCGGGGCGGGTGGACTCGCCGCCGACGTCGACGAGGTCCGCGCCCTCGGTGACCAGGTCGAGTCCGTGCTTGACGGCGGTCGTGGTGTCGAACCAGCGGCCGCCGTCGGAGAAGGAATCAGGCGTCACGTTGACGACCCCCATGACCGCGCAGCGGTCCCATGTAGGCAGTCCCGCCACTCGGCCGCGCCCGCTCTTCTTGCTCATGCGTCCAGCCTAGGCCTCCCGGTGGTCGGCCGAATCGCCTCGGGAGGGGGGAGGCGTTGCCGCCGGGCGGGTGGGGGCTGCCCGTGGCGGGGGCTCGCCGGCCGCCTCGCGGCCTGTTTCCCACCGCCCTGCCGGTTTCCCACCGCCCTGCCCGTCCCGTGCCTCTGTCTCGCGCCTGCCCGTCCGGCGGGCGGCGTTCCAGGTCGCCTACGCGGCCCGAACGCCCCTCTCCGCCACCCTGTGGGCGCACGGGGTGGGGATCGCCTTCCGGCGGCGCAGCAGGCGCGGCAGGGCCAGGTTCACGAAGCCCTCCGCCTGCATCGCCGCGAGGCCGATGCGCGGAAGGTCGCGCGACGACGCGTAGACCACGAAGCGCGGCTCCCAACGCGGACGGAACTTCGCGTTGAACTTGTAGAGGGACTCGATCTGGAACCAGCGCGAGAGGAACACCAGCAGTCCCCGCCACGCCCTCAGCACGGGGCCCGCGCCGATCTTCTCGCCGCGTGCCAGTGCCGCCCGGAACATCGCGAAGTTCAGCGAGACGCGCACGATGCCGAGCTTCGGAGCGGCCTGGAGCGCCGCCACGATCAGCAGTTCGTTCATGCCGGGGTCCGCCGAGCGGTCCCGGCGCATGAGGTCGAGCGACACGCCGTCGGTGCCCCACGGGACGAAGTGGAGTACGGCCTTCAGATCGCCGTACGGACCGGGATCCGCGTCCGCCTTGTGGGCGGTCGCGATCAGACAGTCGCCGTCGGCCGGGTCGCCGATGCGGCCGAGCGCCATGGAGAAGCCGCGTTCGGTGTCGGTGCCGCGCCAGTCCTCGGCAGCGCGCCGAATGCGCTCCAGCTCGCCCTCGCTGAGGTCACGAATACGCCGTACCCGGGTCTCGTAACCGGCCCGCTCGATGCGCTTCACCATCTGGCGCACATTCCGCATCGCGCGCCCGGCCAGGGAGAAATCCGCGACGTCCACCACCGCCTCGTCACCCAGTTCGAGGGCGTCGAGGCCGGTCTCGCGGGTCCACACCTCGCCGCCCGTCTCGGAGCAGCCCATCACGGCGGGCGTCCAGGAGTGGGCCTGGGCCTCGTCCATGAAGCGCTCGATCGCGCCGGGCCAGGCCTCGACGTCACCGATCGGGTCGCCGCTCGCGAGCATCACCCCCGACACGACGCGGTACGTGACGGCCGCCTTGCCGCTGGGGGAGAAGACGACCGCCTTGTCGCGGCGCAGCGCGAAGTGGCCGAGTGAATCGCGGCCGCCGTGCTTCTCCAGGAGCGCCCGCAGCCCCTCCTCGTCCTGCGCCGTGAGGCGGGCGGCCGGGTGTTCGGGGCGGAAGGCGAGATAGATCGTCGTGACGGCGGTCAGCAGGCCGAGCGCGCCGAGCGAGAAGGCCACCGTCCAGGACGTGTTGCCCGAGTAGTCGACCGGGCCCTCGAAGCCGCACAGCCCGTACAGGACGTGCTCGATGCGGTCGGACAGGCTCGGGTCGCCGACCAGCCGGTTGGGGTGGGCGCTGACGATGACCAGGCCGAGCAGCAGGGAACCGGCGCCCACGAGGACGAAGTTGGCCAGCGCACGCCAGCGGCTGCGGGGGTCGGGAAGGGCCTCGAATTCGCTTCGGTGGCGCAGCAGCGGCGCGAGCAGCGCCAGCGAGATGACCACGCCGATGAGCGAGTGACGGTACGCGAACTGCGCCACGGCGCCGGCCGGCAGCAGCACCACGGCGGCGCGCCACGCCCGGCGTTTGCGCCGGCGCAGGCCGTGCGCGAGGAGCAGCAGAAGCATGCCCGTGCTGATGGCCAGGGCGGCCGCGAACGGGCCCAGCGCGCCGGGCAGTACCTCGGCGATGGCGTGCATACGGCTGTGCCGGAAGCGCGGGAAGACACCCGCGGCGACGTCCAGGACTCCGACGAGTGTGCAGGCACTGGCGACCACGGCGGGGACGGCCTCGGGGCGCGGACCGCGGACTATGCGCCGCAGCACGCCCGATCGATCCGGAACCTCGTCCGACATTTCCCCATCTATCCTGACAGACATCGCATCCCGTAGTTCCGCGAGAGACCTTGAACCCGGTGCCAATTCCGGCATCCGGCGACATTGCGCCCTCTAGGACGGTGTCTCAGGGAGAGAGGTTCACTCCCCAACGGAAAGCTGGTTCAAAGGCGAAGGAAAGTCCGGGGCAAGCCCGCGCGAAGGTATGGAGGCCGGCCTCGGGACGGAATGCGCAGGCGGGAAAGGGACCATGGGTCTGACGAGCAACAAGGTGCTGGTGCTGGCCGCCTTCTTCGCCGTGCTGCTGTTCATCGGCACGGTGTGGCTCTGGCCACGGCTGGCGCGGCGCAACTGGCGGGCCGTCGGCGGACGGGTCGCTCTGCTGCTCGCCACCCAGGTGGCGATCTTCGCGTCGATCGGGGTCGCCGCCAACCAGGCCTTCGGCTTCTACGCCAGCTGGGCGGACCTGTTCGGCCGGGAGAGCGGTCAGGGCGTGGTCGTCGACCACAACGCCGGCGGCGGTTCGGGCGGCGGCCCCCTCCAGATGCTCGGCACCCAGCCGGTGAACGTCACGGGCGGCGGGCGGCCGCAGCTCGGCGGCCAGATCCAGAAGGTCGGCATCGTGGGTCGTACGACGCACATCGCCACGCGCGCGTACGTGTATCTGCCGCCCGAGTACTTCCAGCCGCAGTACCGCACGCGCACCTTCCCCGCGGCCGTCGTCCTCACCGGCTACCCGGGCACCGCCGAGGCGCTCATCAAAGGGCTGCACTATCCGCAGACGGCCCATGAGCTGGCCAAGAACGGCCAGGTGCAGCCGATGATCCTGGTGATGCTGCGGCCGACGGTGGCGCCGCCGCGCGACACGGAGTGCGTGGACGTCCCGGGCGGCCCGCAGACGGAGTCGTTCTTCGCCAAAGACCTTCCCGATGCCGTACTGGCCCACTACAGGGTGGGCAGAAAGCCGGGCAGCTGGGGCATCGTCGGCGACTCGACGGGCGGCTACTGCGCCCTGAAGCTCGCCATGCACCATCCGAAGGTGTACGCCGCCGGGGCGGGCCTTTCGCCGTACTACAAGGCGCCGCTCGACCCCACGACCGGAGATCTCTTCCGCGGCGACAAGGGGCTGCGGAACCGGGCCGATCTGTTCTGGTATCTCAAGAACATGCCGGCCCCGGACACTTCACTGCTCGTCAGCAGCAGCAGGATCGGCGAGGCCAACTACCAGAACACGCTCAAGTTCATGGAGCAGGTGAAGGCCAAGCGTCTGACGAGGGTCTCGTCGATCATCCTCGACAGCGGCGGCCACAACTTCAACACCTGGCGGCGGGAGATCCCGGGGACGCTCCAGTGGATCAGCGGGCGGCTCAGCGACCGCTGAACGCCGTCCGGCGGGCTCTGTGAATGCGCGGCGGAATTCGCCGAGAAGTACGAGTTCGGTTCCCGGAGTAAGAGAACGCCGAACCACTGCCGGATCACTGACGAACCACTGCCGAAGCACTGTCGAAGTGCCACCGAACCGCCGCCGGAAGGAAATGATCAAGAAGGTGGGGCCTTTGTGCGCTCCCGTGGCGGGGTGAAGGTTTCGGGGTGGCTGGGTTTTTACCGCGCGGGGCACCAAGATTCGCCTACGCGCGGTAAGTTTCTGGCCATGCCACGTGGACGTCACCGCCATTCCCCGCCCCTGCACAGGATGTTGCCTCCTTCGGTCATCGCGGGCGTGTCGCTCGTCTGCGCTCTGGGGCCCTGGCTGTTCACGGAGCCGATGGTGCTCCGCGGGCTGGCCGGGGGCGCCGCGGTGACCGCGATCGTCGGCGCCGTCGTCCTGCGCCGCTGGGACACGGCGGCGGGCAAACGCGTCGCGGACCTCACGCGCGCGCGTGCGAGCGACGAGTGGCGTCACGAGGAGCGGGTCGCCAAACTGGAGACCGACCTCGAGGAGTCGCGCGAGCTGCGCGTCAAGCTGGAGCACAAGCTGCGCGCGAAGCGGGCGGAACTGGCGGGCCTACGCAACGAACACGCGGCGCTGCTGCGGCGGTACGCCACGGCGGAGACGGAGCGGGCCACAGCGCTGGAGGGCCGCCGCCTGCTCGAGATAGAGGCCACGACCCCGGCCCGGGCGCTGCCCGCGGCCCCGGTCCGCCCGCAGACGCCGGGCGGCTCGGAGACGCCGGGCGGCTCGGAGACGCAGGGTCGTACGGAGACGCCGGGTGGCTCGGCGGATTCGGGTTCAGCGGACGCGGGAGTGGCGGACGCGGGAGCGGCGGGGACGCCCGAGACGGCGACGGTGGCCGAGCCGGAATCGACCGAGCCGGTCGAGTCGGCGGAGGTCGAGGCGGCCGAGTCGGCCGAGGCGGAGACCGACGAGTCCGTGTCGCCCGCTTCCGCGGTCTTCTCCCCGTCCGGCTCCCCGCTCTTCCTGCGGGCCAACTCGGCGCTGGACGCGCTCACGAAGGCCGAGGCGGCCAAGAAGGCCGCGGCCGACGACACGGCACCGGCGAGCGCCGGGCCCGCGCCGGAGGCTTCCGCGCCGGAGGCCACCTCCGTACGGGACGACGACTCCGTAGGGGCCGATTCGGTACAGGACGACTCCGTACAGGGTGACTCCGTACAGGACGCCCCCGTACAGGAGAGCGCGCCCAAGGACGAGTCCCCCAAGGGCGGCACCCCGAAGAGCGAGGCCCCGGACGCCGGCTCCGTCGAGGAGGCCGTGCGGGAGGACGAGGCGGAGGGGAAGCCCGAGGCGGTCGACGGGAATGAGCGCGCGGCCGCCGTGCCCGCACCCGCCGTTCCCGTATCCGCCGTGCCCGCGCCCGAGGAGCCCGAGCACTCCGCCGTGGCCGCCGCATCCACCGAGGCCCACCCGGCGAAGCCCGCCGAGCCGGCCTCGTCGGCCCGGCGCTCCGGGCACTTCACCGTGCCGACCGCGGTGGCCGTCGTACCGGCGTCGCCCCGGCGGCGGCCCACGGTCGAGGGCGGTTTCGACTTCTTCGGTACGCAGAAGGGGACGTCCGCGCAGGCCCTGGAGGCCGTGCAGAACGAGGACCTCGCGGACGTGGTCG from Streptomyces avermitilis MA-4680 = NBRC 14893 includes the following:
- the tilS gene encoding tRNA lysidine(34) synthetase TilS, whose translation is MGPHPAVAAIRLAVRRVLHDILIEHAPGSADLPRDVPHDLPPPPLVLVACSGGADSMALASALAFEAPKLGIRAGGITVDHGLQSGSDLRADEVVGRLVDLGLTPTESIAVTVGRDGGPEAAARDARYAALDAAARRHGACAVLLGHTRDDQAETVLLGLARGSGIRSLSGMAAVSGTGGRYRRPFLQLDRQTARKACMAQSLPVWDDPHNADPAYTRSRLRHEGLPALEKALGKGVVEALARTAQLSRDDADALDVWAGQAEASVRDAAGLLECAKLYALPPAVRRRILRRAAIEAGAPAGSLFARHIEEVDRLITGWRGQGAINLPGKVVAQRQGGRLVIRQG
- the hpt gene encoding hypoxanthine phosphoribosyltransferase translates to MRVDAKDMGTDLKSVLITKEEIDAKLAELAAKIDAEYAGKDLLIVGVLKGAVMVMADLARALSTPVTMDWMAVSSYGAGTQSSGVVRILKDLDTDIKGKHVLIVEDIIDSGLTLSWLISNLGSREPASLKVCTLLRKPEAAKVAIDVEWVGFDIPNEFVIGYGLDYAEKYRNLPFVGTLAPHVYGG
- the ftsH gene encoding ATP-dependent zinc metalloprotease FtsH, with the translated sequence MDVKRYFRGPVMWIVLAVLAVVVLMQVVGSSGGYKTVDTGQVVQAINENKVQQAKITTGDEQVIKVELKDGQKVDGSSKIQASYIGDQGVTLAGTLQDKYQNKQIPDGYTVSPSKQNPFVGILLSLLPFVLIVVVFLFLMNQMQGGGSRVMNFGKSKAKLITKDTPKTTFSDVAGSDEAVEELHEIKEFLQEPAKFQAVGAKIPKGVLLYGPPGTGKTLLARAVAGEAGVPFYSISGSDFVEMFVGVGASRVRDLFEQAKANAPAIVFVDEIDAVGRHRGAGLGGGHDEREQTLNQLLVEMDGFDVKGGVILIAATNRPDILDPALLRPGRFDRQIAVDRPDMQGRLEILKVHQKGKPVAPDVDLSAVARRTPGFTGADLANVLNEAALLTARSDKKLVDNSMLDEAIDRVVAGPQKRTRIMSDKEKKITAYHEGGHALVAAASPNSDPVHKITILSRGRALGYTMVLPDEDKYSTTRNEMLDQLAYMLGGRAAEELVFHDPTTGAANDIEKATATARAMVTQYGMTERLGAIKFGGDNTEPFLGREMSHPRDYSEEVAALVDEEVKKLIENAHNEAWEILVENRDVLDALVLQLLEKETLSKEQIAEVFAPIVKRPARPAWTGSSRRTPSTRPPVLSPKELSLTNGANGASPAIANATESVPAAESAPEDRTEG
- the folE gene encoding GTP cyclohydrolase I FolE, giving the protein MTDPVTLDGEGTIGEFDEKRAENAVRELLIAVGEDPDREGLRETPGRVARAYREIFAGLWQKPEDVLTTTFDIGHDEMVLVKDIEVLSSCEHHLVPFVGVAHVGYIPSTDGKITGLSKLARLVDVYARRPQVQERLTTQVADSLMEILEPRGVIVVVECEHMCMSMRGVRKPGAKTITSAVRGQLRDPATRNEAMSLIMAR
- a CDS encoding DUF3180 domain-containing protein, producing the protein MKELRIRTLAAVFVVAGVLSWAGARLWNSVGTLPRVPLAAPIVLALIAVVLLATALSLRARLKAQRERRPGAKGVDPLMAARAVVFGQASALVAALVAGMYGGTGAFLLESLDIPARRDQAIYAGFSVLAGVGVIAAAFFLERVCKLPEDDDTNGGGTAPAA
- the folK gene encoding 2-amino-4-hydroxy-6-hydroxymethyldihydropteridine diphosphokinase, producing MTAFYTEGQSDPTVQPVPASVVERVDAADTTLSNPKRAVISLGSNLGNRLETLQGAIDALEDTPGVRVKAVSPVYETEPWGVEPGSQPAYFNAVVLLKTTLPPSSLLERAHAVEEAFHRVRDEHWGPRTIDVDIVAYADVVSDDPVLTLPHPRAHQRAFVLAPWYDVDPEAQLPGRGPVEQLLAAVTRDGIVPRADLELRLPE
- the folB gene encoding dihydroneopterin aldolase, which produces MDRVALRGLKARGHHGVFPKEREEGQTFIVDLVLGLDTRPAAADDDLSKTVHYGIVAEEVVAVVEGDPVDLIETLAERIAFSCLKHAPVLEVEVCVHKPDAPITVPFDDVTVTITRSRV
- a CDS encoding nuclear transport factor 2 family protein, giving the protein MSTPTPDTDVEQVGLANTAFYEAMERGDFETLSSLWLTPADLGVDEEYHDPADAGVVSCVHPGWPVLSGRGEVLRSYALIMANTEYIQFFLTDVHVSVTGDTALVTCTENILSGGPPPDDSDELGPLVGQLVVATNVFRRTPDGWKLWSHHASPVLAETGAEEGDESPD
- the folP gene encoding dihydropteroate synthase, producing MSKKSGRGRVAGLPTWDRCAVMGVVNVTPDSFSDGGRWFDTTTAVKHGLDLVTEGADLVDVGGESTRPGATRVDEAEELKRVIPVVRGLASEGVTISVDTMRASVAEQALAAGAALVNDVSGGLADPEMIPVVAAAGAPFVVMHWRGFLAGGTIRGTYDDIVSEVVDELHARVEAVLEGGIAPDRIVVDPGLGFSKEADHDLTLLAHLDRLRDLGHPLLVAASRKRFLGRVLAGPEGAPPPARERDAATAAVSALAAHQGAWAVRVHEVRATADAVRVARAVEGARSERSAQAAPAAAAPDTAQAAEGAR